One segment of Acidovorax sp. DW039 DNA contains the following:
- a CDS encoding aspartate/glutamate racemase family protein, translating to MRQLLVINPNMSAHVSALLQRHVQAAAGSHVAVRTATARFGAPYIACEASYAVAAHAALDVWAHEIAQPQTAPGAVLIGCFGDPGLMALRESSPVPVTGLAEASFIEAARHGRFAIVTGGERWGPMLQRLAQALGHAHALAGIHTVAPTGAQLAADPEAARALLAQACRDVVRQMGVQAVILGGAGLAGMAAAVQPQVSVPVIDSVVAGATWALRAHPVPPERKVAGFDVAWVGVSQEMAALGTRSGA from the coding sequence ATGCGCCAACTGCTCGTCATCAACCCCAACATGTCGGCCCATGTCAGTGCCTTGCTGCAGCGGCATGTGCAGGCGGCTGCGGGCTCGCATGTGGCGGTGCGCACGGCCACGGCCCGCTTTGGCGCGCCGTACATCGCATGCGAGGCGAGCTACGCTGTGGCGGCCCACGCCGCGCTCGATGTGTGGGCGCATGAGATCGCACAGCCGCAGACCGCGCCCGGCGCGGTGCTGATCGGCTGCTTTGGCGACCCCGGCCTGATGGCGCTGCGCGAGAGCAGCCCGGTACCCGTCACCGGCCTGGCCGAGGCGTCATTCATCGAAGCCGCGCGCCATGGCCGCTTTGCCATCGTGACGGGCGGCGAGCGCTGGGGCCCCATGCTGCAGCGCCTGGCCCAGGCGTTGGGCCACGCCCACGCGCTGGCAGGCATCCACACCGTGGCCCCCACCGGCGCGCAACTGGCGGCGGACCCCGAAGCAGCCCGTGCCTTGCTGGCCCAGGCCTGCCGTGATGTGGTGCGGCAGATGGGCGTGCAGGCCGTCATCCTGGGCGGCGCCGGGCTGGCAGGCATGGCCGCCGCCGTGCAGCCCCAGGTGTCGGTGCCCGTGATCGACAGCGTGGTCGCCGGTGCCACCTGGGCGCTGCGCGCGCACCCCGTGCCGCCGGAGCGCAAGGTGGCTGGGTTTGATGTGGCCTGGGTGGGGGTGTCGCAGGAGATGGCGGCGCTGGGCACCCGCAGCGGTGCCTGA
- a CDS encoding GntR family transcriptional regulator — protein sequence MTTTLPKPRRTRAAVTEPPVQPDTTGQLSDNDMYDRMVSAILDHRLPPGTKLVEDKLAAAFGVSRTRVRPVLVRLANEQVVTLTPNRGASIAQPTPQEALEVFEARRLLEPRLVELFIANATDADIAALRTCIDDEEAARASGDMRRAIRLSGDFHLHIAQAAGHQTLGRILRELVSRTSLILMTYSPSHAQTREEATACGCREHRALIDAIRLRDAREAPRLMLAHLARIESQLEFTPPAAEAPDLAQLLGGA from the coding sequence ATGACGACTACCCTCCCCAAGCCCCGGCGCACGCGCGCTGCGGTTACCGAACCGCCCGTGCAGCCCGACACGACCGGCCAGCTCAGTGACAACGACATGTACGACCGCATGGTGTCGGCCATCCTGGACCACCGGCTGCCCCCCGGCACCAAGCTGGTGGAAGACAAATTGGCCGCTGCATTTGGCGTGTCACGCACGCGGGTGCGCCCTGTGCTGGTGCGGCTGGCCAATGAACAGGTGGTCACCCTCACACCCAACCGGGGCGCCTCCATCGCCCAGCCCACACCGCAAGAGGCGCTGGAGGTGTTCGAGGCCCGCCGCCTGTTGGAGCCGCGCCTGGTGGAACTGTTCATTGCCAACGCCACCGACGCCGACATCGCCGCGCTGCGCACCTGCATCGACGACGAAGAGGCCGCCCGCGCCAGCGGCGACATGCGCCGTGCCATCCGTCTGTCGGGCGACTTTCACCTGCACATCGCGCAGGCCGCAGGGCACCAGACACTGGGACGCATCCTGCGCGAGCTGGTGTCGCGCACCTCGCTCATCCTGATGACCTACAGCCCCAGCCACGCCCAGACGCGCGAAGAGGCCACGGCCTGCGGCTGCCGCGAGCACCGGGCGCTGATCGACGCGATTCGCCTGCGCGATGCGCGCGAAGCGCCCCGGCTGATGCTGGCCCACCTGGCGCGCATCGAATCGCAGCTGGAGTTCACGCCGCCCGCGGCAGAGGCGCCCGATCTGGCGCAGTTGCTGGGCGGGGCCTGA
- a CDS encoding ABC transporter permease has translation MTTRIREARPASFWPLAIVFALFVLFMYGPMFVIFILSFQGPEGGLTFPMRGVSLHWFAKLAEGLGVVDIGAALWRSLGLGVAVMLCTVVLSVLAGLAFRKRLAGGNTLFFIVVASLIMPSIIVSLGIGLEFRLIDNGIKAVLEWLGMDSALEGYGTSLGLFTSALGAHLTWTLPFGLLIMFAVFNRFNPAYEEAARDLGATPWQGFAHVVLPLIAPSVVGIGMFGFTLSWDEIARTSQAIGDVNTLPLELQGLTSTVTTPSIYALGTVTTVVSFAVMGVTLLLVWALGRRRKGRSG, from the coding sequence ATGACCACCCGCATCCGTGAAGCCCGCCCCGCCAGCTTCTGGCCCCTGGCCATCGTCTTTGCGCTGTTCGTGCTCTTCATGTACGGGCCCATGTTCGTGATCTTCATCCTGAGCTTTCAGGGACCGGAAGGGGGGCTCACCTTTCCGATGCGGGGCGTGTCGCTGCACTGGTTCGCCAAACTGGCCGAAGGCCTCGGCGTGGTGGACATCGGCGCGGCGCTGTGGCGCTCGCTGGGCCTGGGCGTGGCCGTGATGCTGTGTACGGTGGTGCTGTCGGTGCTGGCCGGGCTGGCCTTTCGCAAGCGGCTGGCGGGCGGCAACACGCTGTTCTTCATCGTGGTGGCCAGCCTCATCATGCCGTCCATCATCGTGTCGCTGGGCATTGGGCTGGAGTTCCGGCTTATCGACAACGGCATCAAGGCCGTGCTGGAATGGCTGGGCATGGACAGCGCGCTGGAGGGCTATGGCACATCGCTGGGCCTGTTCACCTCGGCCCTGGGCGCGCACCTCACATGGACGCTGCCGTTCGGCCTGCTCATCATGTTTGCGGTGTTTAACCGCTTCAACCCTGCGTACGAAGAGGCTGCACGCGACCTGGGCGCCACACCCTGGCAGGGCTTTGCCCATGTGGTGCTGCCATTGATTGCGCCCTCGGTCGTGGGCATTGGCATGTTCGGCTTCACGCTCAGCTGGGACGAAATCGCCCGCACCTCGCAAGCCATTGGCGATGTGAACACGCTGCCGCTGGAGCTGCAGGGGCTGACCAGCACCGTGACCACGCCATCCATCTACGCGCTGGGCACCGTCACCACCGTGGTGTCGTTCGCAGTGATGGGCGTGACGCTGCTGCTGGTGTGGGCACTGGGCCGCAGGCGCAAGGGCCGTTCGGGTTAA
- a CDS encoding ABC transporter permease, whose translation MSTTTPPSLPAAAVPGRSIAAWWQAAPFTLVFALFFIIPLALIVMVSFWDFNDYELLPGFTFKNYVSIFDGCSDMSDGLCVTLKTYYSTLKFSFLVWLITLVIGFTVAYFLAFHVRSSGMQTLLFVLCTIPFWTSNVIRMISWVPLLGRNGLVNQTLISMNLIETPIEWLLFSDFSVVLAFVHLYTMFMIVPIFNSMMRIDRSLIEAASDSGASGWQTLWNVIVPLSRTGIIIGSIFVLTIVMGDFVTIGVMGGQQIASVGKIIQVQTSYLQFPLAAANAVILLAVVLMIIWGLTRLVDIRKEL comes from the coding sequence ATGAGCACGACCACCCCACCATCCTTACCCGCTGCTGCCGTCCCTGGCCGCAGCATTGCCGCCTGGTGGCAGGCAGCGCCGTTCACGCTGGTGTTTGCGCTGTTCTTCATCATCCCGCTGGCGTTGATCGTGATGGTCAGCTTCTGGGATTTCAACGACTACGAGCTGCTGCCCGGGTTCACGTTCAAGAACTACGTGTCCATCTTTGATGGCTGTAGCGATATGTCAGACGGCCTGTGCGTCACGCTCAAGACGTATTACTCCACGCTCAAGTTCAGTTTTCTGGTGTGGCTCATCACGCTGGTGATCGGCTTCACCGTGGCTTATTTTTTGGCCTTCCATGTGCGCTCATCGGGCATGCAGACGCTGCTGTTCGTGCTGTGCACCATCCCGTTCTGGACCTCGAATGTGATCCGCATGATCTCGTGGGTGCCGCTGCTGGGGCGCAATGGTTTGGTCAACCAAACCTTGATTAGCATGAACCTCATCGAGACGCCCATCGAGTGGCTGCTGTTCTCGGATTTTTCGGTGGTGCTGGCCTTTGTGCATCTCTACACCATGTTCATGATCGTGCCCATCTTCAACAGCATGATGCGCATTGACCGCAGCCTCATTGAAGCCGCCAGCGACAGCGGCGCGAGTGGCTGGCAGACGCTGTGGAACGTGATCGTGCCGCTGTCCCGCACCGGCATCATCATCGGCTCCATCTTTGTGCTCACCATCGTGATGGGCGACTTCGTGACCATCGGCGTGATGGGCGGGCAGCAGATTGCGTCCGTGGGCAAGATCATCCAGGTGCAGACGTCGTACCTGCAGTTCCCGCTGGCGGCGGCCAATGCCGTGATCTTGCTGGCCGTGGTGCTGATGATCATCTGGGGCCTCACGCGCCTCGTCGATATTCGCAAGGAGCTGTGA
- a CDS encoding PotD/PotF family extracellular solute-binding protein, whose product MSDASRADSPAVVSDATGVVREATGVARRSLLKGTAGILAAGMFPAVHAQEKIVLRYLGTAVNQDKAIAEKFKADTGIEIQYVAVTTDDVTKRAVTAPNSFDLIDTEYFSLKKIVPTGNLKGIDTKRIKNADKITTLFTTGMVAGKAVGDQGTAPKKVIYLEGEKSKKFATAPTQFMSLIPTVYNADTLGIRPDLIKRPINSWAELLNAEFKGKAAILNIPSIGIMDAAMVVEAMGIYKYPDKGNMTKKEIDLTIKTLIEAKKQGQFRALWKDFNESVNLMASGEVVIQSMWSPAVTAVRTKGIACNFQPLKEGYRAWAAGFGLPTTLSGRKLDGAYEFINWFLDGWAGAYLNRQGYYSAVLETAKAKMEAYEWAYWMEGKPATQDIKSPNGDVLAKAGAVRDGGSYESRMGGIACWNAIMDENNYMVQKWNEFVAA is encoded by the coding sequence ATGTCCGATGCTTCCCGTGCTGATTCCCCTGCTGTTGTCTCCGATGCCACTGGCGTTGTCCGTGAAGCCACTGGTGTGGCTCGCCGCTCGCTGCTCAAGGGCACGGCGGGCATCTTGGCCGCTGGCATGTTCCCGGCCGTGCATGCGCAAGAGAAGATCGTGCTGCGCTACCTGGGCACAGCGGTGAACCAGGACAAGGCGATTGCCGAAAAATTCAAGGCCGACACCGGTATCGAGATCCAGTACGTGGCGGTGACCACGGACGACGTGACCAAGCGCGCCGTCACGGCGCCCAACAGCTTTGACCTGATCGACACCGAGTACTTCTCGCTGAAAAAGATCGTGCCCACGGGCAACCTCAAGGGCATCGACACCAAGCGCATCAAGAACGCTGACAAGATCACCACGCTCTTCACCACCGGCATGGTGGCGGGCAAGGCCGTGGGCGACCAGGGCACCGCGCCCAAGAAGGTGATTTATCTGGAAGGCGAAAAGTCCAAGAAGTTTGCGACCGCGCCCACACAGTTCATGAGCCTGATCCCCACCGTGTACAACGCCGACACGCTGGGCATCCGCCCCGATCTGATCAAGCGCCCCATCAATTCGTGGGCCGAACTGCTGAACGCCGAATTCAAGGGCAAGGCGGCCATCCTGAACATTCCTTCGATCGGCATCATGGACGCTGCCATGGTGGTCGAGGCCATGGGCATCTACAAGTACCCCGACAAGGGCAACATGACCAAGAAGGAGATTGATCTCACGATCAAGACCCTGATCGAAGCCAAGAAGCAGGGCCAGTTCCGCGCGCTGTGGAAGGACTTCAACGAGTCGGTGAACCTGATGGCATCGGGCGAAGTGGTGATCCAGTCGATGTGGAGCCCAGCCGTCACCGCTGTGCGTACCAAAGGCATTGCCTGCAACTTCCAACCGCTGAAGGAAGGCTACCGCGCCTGGGCAGCAGGCTTTGGCCTGCCCACCACGCTGAGCGGCCGCAAGCTCGATGGCGCGTATGAGTTCATCAACTGGTTCTTGGACGGCTGGGCCGGTGCCTACCTGAACCGCCAGGGCTACTACAGCGCCGTGCTGGAGACCGCCAAGGCCAAGATGGAAGCCTACGAGTGGGCCTACTGGATGGAAGGCAAACCTGCCACGCAAGACATCAAGAGCCCGAACGGCGACGTGCTGGCCAAGGCTGGTGCGGTGCGCGACGGCGGCAGCTACGAGTCGCGCATGGGTGGCATTGCCTGCTGGAACGCGATCATGGATGAGAACAACTACATGGTCCAGAAATGGAATGAATTCGTGGCGGCGTAG
- a CDS encoding ABC transporter ATP-binding protein gives MQAHTSAPAPSQPSAQATPAPAGIEVVALTKRYASGKPAVDAINLRIASGSYCCLLGPSGCGKSTTLRMIAGHESVTSGDILLENRNITDLPAAARGTAMMFQSFALFPHLSALDNVAFSLKMKGVAKAERQAKARDLLERVALGHLSERKPAELSGGQQQRVALARALITQPRVLLLDEPLSALDPFLRIQMRAELRRWQKELGLTFIHVTHSQEEAMALADTMVVMNHGVIEQVGSPHEVYNRPASEFVARFMGGHNVIDTPEGKVGVRTDHLQIAPAQAELPWGAQRMQAVVTDVEYQGTYVLVGLQKHGAVLSANATAAYSVMVSEAAFAAQPYQVGQGVQLHWTPEQAHPLSVAA, from the coding sequence ATGCAAGCCCACACCTCTGCACCCGCACCTTCGCAACCCTCTGCGCAAGCCACACCGGCACCCGCTGGCATTGAAGTCGTCGCGCTGACCAAGCGCTATGCCAGTGGCAAGCCTGCTGTGGATGCCATCAACCTGCGCATTGCCAGCGGCAGCTACTGCTGCCTGCTGGGGCCCTCGGGCTGCGGCAAGAGCACCACCTTGCGCATGATTGCGGGGCACGAGTCGGTGACCAGCGGCGACATCCTGCTGGAGAACCGCAACATCACCGATCTGCCCGCCGCCGCGCGGGGCACGGCCATGATGTTCCAGAGCTTTGCGCTGTTCCCGCACCTGTCGGCGCTGGATAACGTGGCCTTCAGTCTCAAGATGAAAGGCGTGGCCAAGGCCGAGCGCCAGGCCAAGGCGCGCGACCTGCTGGAGCGCGTGGCCCTGGGTCATTTGTCTGAACGTAAGCCCGCTGAACTCTCGGGCGGGCAGCAGCAGCGGGTGGCGCTGGCACGAGCCCTCATCACGCAGCCGCGCGTGCTGCTGCTTGATGAACCGCTTTCGGCCCTTGACCCCTTCCTGCGTATCCAGATGCGTGCCGAGCTGCGCCGCTGGCAAAAGGAGCTGGGCCTGACCTTCATCCATGTGACCCACAGCCAGGAAGAGGCCATGGCCCTTGCCGACACCATGGTGGTGATGAACCATGGCGTGATCGAGCAGGTGGGCAGCCCGCACGAGGTTTACAACCGGCCCGCCAGCGAGTTTGTGGCGCGCTTCATGGGTGGGCACAACGTGATCGACACGCCCGAAGGCAAGGTGGGCGTGCGCACCGACCACCTGCAGATCGCCCCCGCCCAGGCCGAGCTGCCCTGGGGCGCCCAGCGCATGCAGGCCGTGGTGACCGACGTGGAATACCAAGGCACCTACGTGCTGGTGGGCCTGCAAAAGCACGGCGCAGTTCTGTCGGCCAACGCCACGGCAGCCTATTCGGTCATGGTGTCAGAAGCCGCCTTTGCCGCGCAGCCCTACCAGGTGGGGCAGGGCGTGCAACTGCACTGGACGCCTGAGCAGGCGCATCCGCTGTCCGTGGCCGCCTGA
- a CDS encoding alpha/beta fold hydrolase, whose amino-acid sequence MKVRRRAAIAAALAFALAVVALGVLWAAGQWLSQPAARAIGAAPADFGAQVVRIPLPVSEGAFVAGWFKPGQPQGGAVLLLHGVRSDRTQMLARARFLAAAGYATLLIDLPAHGESSGDRITFGAREGEGVNAALAFLRAQAPGERVAVIGVSLGAASTVLALPQPEPDALVLESMFPTIEDAVGNRLAGMLGPAGRHLAPLLLWQLPLRLGVHTADLRPEARLAQWHAPVLIASGSEDRHTPWHETERLFAAAPAPKALWKVEGAAHVDLHAFASAQYEQRVLAFLSAHLRGAPAAP is encoded by the coding sequence ATGAAGGTTCGCCGCCGCGCTGCCATCGCTGCAGCCCTTGCCTTTGCGCTTGCCGTGGTTGCGTTGGGGGTGCTGTGGGCGGCAGGGCAATGGCTGAGCCAGCCTGCCGCCCGGGCCATTGGTGCGGCCCCGGCAGACTTTGGTGCACAGGTGGTGCGCATTCCTCTGCCTGTGTCTGAAGGTGCATTTGTCGCAGGCTGGTTCAAGCCGGGGCAGCCCCAAGGGGGCGCGGTGCTGTTGCTGCACGGCGTGCGCTCTGACCGTACTCAGATGTTGGCGCGCGCGAGGTTCCTGGCTGCTGCGGGCTACGCTACCCTGTTGATTGACCTGCCTGCCCATGGTGAGAGCAGTGGCGACCGCATCACCTTTGGCGCCCGTGAGGGCGAGGGCGTGAATGCCGCGCTGGCGTTTTTGCGTGCCCAGGCGCCGGGCGAGCGTGTGGCGGTCATCGGGGTGTCGCTGGGGGCGGCCTCCACCGTGCTGGCGTTGCCCCAGCCCGAGCCCGATGCGCTGGTGCTGGAGTCGATGTTTCCGACCATCGAAGACGCCGTGGGCAACCGGCTGGCGGGCATGCTGGGGCCTGCGGGCCGCCACCTTGCGCCCCTGTTGTTATGGCAGTTGCCCTTGCGCCTGGGCGTGCACACCGCAGATTTGCGACCCGAGGCGCGGTTGGCGCAGTGGCATGCGCCGGTGCTCATTGCTTCCGGCTCTGAAGATCGGCACACGCCTTGGCACGAAACCGAGCGCCTGTTTGCCGCAGCACCAGCGCCCAAGGCGCTGTGGAAGGTGGAGGGCGCCGCGCATGTGGACTTGCACGCCTTTGCCTCGGCGCAGTACGAGCAGCGGGTGCTGGCGTTTTTGTCGGCGCACTTGCGTGGGGCACCGGCCGCGCCTTGA
- the cobT gene encoding nicotinate-nucleotide--dimethylbenzimidazole phosphoribosyltransferase, which translates to MTTFTLPVIADLNDAALTARLQHVLDHKTKPLGSLGQLEALALRIGQVLGTEAPVLQQPQMLVCAGDHGLAAKGVSAFPSDVTWQMVENFLAGGAAVSVLARQHGLGLTVVDCGVTKDIAPRDSAPGQPRLLLRKVASGTQDASAGPAMTEAQCQQALANGAEVVRNLPGNALLLGEMGIGNTSVASLLLARLGGLPLAECVGAGTGLDAAGIERKRAVLQQALDVNAQATTPLAAVAALGGFEVATLTGAVLQAAAERRVIVVDGFITSAAVLVASRIAPAVLQRCVFAHRSGERGHTLMLEQMQAEPLLELGLRLGEGSGAALAWPLLQSACAVLREMASFESAGVDGQVK; encoded by the coding sequence ATGACGACTTTCACCTTGCCAGTCATTGCCGACCTGAACGACGCAGCCCTCACCGCCCGCCTGCAGCATGTGCTGGACCACAAGACCAAGCCATTGGGCTCGCTGGGCCAGCTCGAAGCCCTGGCGCTGCGCATCGGCCAGGTGCTGGGCACAGAGGCCCCCGTGCTGCAGCAGCCGCAAATGCTGGTGTGCGCGGGCGACCATGGCCTGGCGGCCAAGGGCGTGTCGGCCTTCCCCAGCGACGTGACCTGGCAGATGGTGGAGAACTTTTTGGCCGGTGGCGCCGCCGTGAGCGTGCTGGCCCGCCAACACGGCCTGGGCCTCACGGTAGTGGACTGCGGCGTGACCAAAGACATTGCCCCGCGCGACTCTGCCCCCGGCCAGCCCCGCCTGCTGCTGCGCAAAGTGGCCTCCGGCACGCAAGACGCATCCGCAGGCCCTGCCATGACCGAAGCCCAGTGCCAGCAGGCCCTGGCAAACGGGGCCGAAGTGGTGCGCAACCTGCCCGGCAATGCGCTGCTGCTGGGCGAAATGGGCATTGGCAACACCTCGGTCGCATCGCTGCTGCTGGCGCGCCTGGGTGGCTTGCCGCTGGCGGAATGTGTGGGCGCAGGCACGGGGCTGGATGCTGCTGGCATCGAGCGCAAGCGCGCCGTGCTGCAGCAGGCACTGGATGTGAATGCGCAAGCCACCACACCCCTGGCCGCGGTGGCCGCGCTGGGCGGCTTTGAAGTGGCCACGCTGACAGGCGCCGTGCTGCAGGCCGCTGCCGAGCGCCGGGTGATCGTGGTCGATGGCTTCATCACCAGCGCTGCCGTGCTGGTGGCCAGCCGCATTGCGCCAGCGGTGCTGCAGCGCTGCGTGTTTGCCCACCGCTCGGGCGAGCGCGGCCACACCCTGATGCTGGAACAGATGCAGGCTGAGCCCTTGCTGGAACTGGGCCTGCGCCTGGGCGAAGGCTCCGGTGCCGCCCTGGCCTGGCCGCTGCTGCAATCGGCCTGCGCGGTGCTGCGCGAGATGGCGAGCTTTGAATCTGCCGGGGTGGATGGGCAGGTGAAGTGA
- a CDS encoding cobyric acid synthase, whose protein sequence is MVLGTTSGAGKSWLATALCRYYSNLGLKVAPFKAQNMSNNARVVSSATGQGEIGSAQYFQALAARAEPEVRMNPLLLKPEADTHSQVVLMGQVSAELTALPWRGRSALVWPQIAAALDALRAENDVVVIEGAGSPAEINLHASDIVNMRVARHVGAACLLVTDIDRGGAFAHLYGTWALLPEDERALIHGFVLNKFRGDASLLAPAPQMLQDLTGVPTVATIPMNWRHGLPEEDGVFDDRTLAAGTVHTTVAVVAYPRISNLDEFQPLKNVPGVRLLWARSPADLAGLKTSDWVVLPGSKATAADLAWLRAQGLDQAIAHHAGQGGTVLGVCGGLQMLGEALIDTAGIDGNAPGLGLLPLVTTFEVAKTVQRTRAQFGAVQGPWSALAGVAVQGYEIHHGQTAQHPAMAAKGDVAREVIPGMCWQNPQGNVLGLYLHGLLEDPAALQALFGRDGAAPVPTLDAVFDGLAAMAQTHFAPGFLQGLVAPHSDPRPS, encoded by the coding sequence ATGGTGCTGGGCACCACCAGCGGCGCAGGCAAAAGCTGGCTTGCCACCGCGCTGTGCCGCTACTACAGCAACCTGGGCCTCAAGGTTGCGCCCTTCAAGGCGCAGAACATGAGCAACAACGCCCGCGTGGTGAGCAGCGCCACCGGGCAAGGAGAGATCGGCTCTGCCCAATACTTTCAGGCACTGGCCGCCCGCGCCGAGCCCGAGGTGCGCATGAACCCGCTGCTACTCAAGCCCGAGGCCGATACCCACAGCCAGGTCGTGCTGATGGGGCAGGTGAGTGCCGAGCTCACAGCCTTGCCCTGGCGCGGCCGCAGCGCCCTGGTGTGGCCGCAGATTGCCGCTGCGCTCGATGCGCTGCGGGCCGAGAACGATGTGGTCGTGATCGAAGGCGCAGGCTCACCCGCCGAGATCAACCTGCACGCGAGCGACATCGTCAACATGCGCGTGGCGCGGCATGTGGGGGCCGCCTGCCTGCTGGTGACGGACATTGACCGGGGCGGCGCCTTTGCCCACCTGTACGGCACCTGGGCGCTGCTGCCCGAGGACGAGCGCGCGCTCATCCACGGCTTTGTGCTCAACAAGTTTCGCGGTGACGCCAGCCTGCTGGCCCCGGCCCCGCAAATGCTGCAAGACCTGACCGGCGTGCCCACCGTGGCCACCATCCCCATGAACTGGCGTCATGGCCTGCCTGAAGAAGACGGCGTGTTTGACGACCGCACGCTGGCTGCAGGCACGGTGCACACCACGGTGGCCGTGGTGGCCTACCCGCGCATCAGCAACCTGGACGAGTTCCAGCCCCTCAAAAACGTGCCCGGTGTGCGCCTGCTGTGGGCCCGCAGCCCGGCTGACTTGGCAGGCTTGAAAACCAGCGACTGGGTGGTGCTGCCCGGTTCCAAGGCCACCGCGGCCGACCTGGCCTGGCTGCGTGCCCAAGGGCTGGACCAGGCCATTGCCCACCATGCAGGGCAGGGTGGCACCGTGCTGGGCGTGTGCGGAGGCCTGCAGATGCTGGGCGAGGCGCTGATCGACACCGCAGGCATTGACGGCAACGCCCCCGGCCTGGGCCTGCTGCCCCTGGTCACCACCTTTGAAGTGGCCAAGACCGTGCAGCGCACCCGTGCGCAGTTTGGCGCGGTGCAAGGCCCCTGGTCGGCGTTGGCCGGTGTGGCCGTGCAGGGCTACGAAATCCACCACGGCCAGACGGCCCAGCACCCCGCCATGGCCGCCAAAGGCGATGTCGCCCGCGAGGTGATCCCCGGCATGTGCTGGCAAAACCCGCAGGGCAACGTGCTGGGCCTGTACCTGCATGGCCTGCTGGAAGACCCCGCCGCCCTGCAAGCCCTGTTTGGCCGCGATGGCGCAGCCCCCGTGCCCACGCTGGACGCCGTGTTTGACGGCCTGGCCGCGATGGCGCAAACGCACTTTGCCCCCGGCTTCCTGCAGGGGCTGGTGGCACCGCACAGCGATCCGCGCCCGTCTTGA
- a CDS encoding aminotransferase class I/II-fold pyridoxal phosphate-dependent enzyme, with translation MAERAHSPASAGASGTGADLSGASIHGGPDAAGVPLHDFSTNSNACGPCPPALLAVQQADSTRYPDPAYTRLRQALAALHGVVADRIVVMGSASEGIHRLTALAAQQGMGQVVLPPYSYGDYAQAAQARGLAVLRRADGATAGLNAALHWACEPASPTGRDDAALARWLEVPAPGGSLRVVDCAYRPLLLEDTLPTTLAGDVWQLWSPNKALGLTGVRAAYAIAPAGEGAAAQVQALLALSPSWPVGAHGVAMLQAWATAAVQQWVTQCLPTLRAWKARQLALCQRWGWAVVPGSLANYFVAALPVSHTGGADRVLTDLRQHGIKLRDCTSFGLHGHVRLGVLPPASQDALDAAWQQVADAAARS, from the coding sequence ATGGCTGAGCGGGCCCATTCCCCGGCCAGCGCTGGTGCCTCAGGCACGGGGGCGGACCTGTCGGGTGCTTCCATCCACGGTGGGCCTGATGCAGCGGGCGTGCCGCTGCACGACTTCTCTACCAATAGTAACGCCTGCGGCCCGTGCCCCCCCGCCTTGCTAGCCGTGCAGCAGGCGGATTCGACCCGTTACCCAGACCCTGCCTACACCCGCTTGCGGCAGGCCTTGGCCGCGCTGCATGGGGTGGTGGCAGACCGCATTGTGGTCATGGGCAGTGCCTCCGAAGGCATCCACCGCCTGACCGCTCTGGCCGCCCAGCAGGGCATGGGCCAGGTGGTGCTGCCCCCCTACAGTTATGGCGACTATGCCCAGGCTGCCCAGGCACGCGGCCTGGCCGTGCTGCGCCGGGCCGACGGGGCCACTGCCGGCTTGAACGCAGCGCTGCACTGGGCTTGCGAGCCCGCCAGCCCCACGGGGCGGGACGATGCAGCACTGGCACGCTGGCTGGAAGTACCCGCGCCCGGTGGCAGCCTGCGCGTGGTGGACTGCGCCTACCGCCCCCTGCTGCTGGAAGACACCTTGCCCACCACGCTGGCGGGCGATGTCTGGCAGTTGTGGTCCCCCAACAAAGCCTTGGGCTTGACGGGCGTGCGTGCTGCCTATGCCATAGCGCCTGCAGGCGAGGGCGCTGCAGCGCAGGTGCAGGCCTTGCTGGCGCTGTCGCCCTCGTGGCCCGTGGGGGCGCATGGGGTGGCCATGCTGCAGGCTTGGGCCACAGCTGCCGTGCAGCAGTGGGTGACCCAGTGCCTGCCCACCTTGCGGGCCTGGAAGGCGCGGCAACTGGCACTGTGCCAGCGCTGGGGCTGGGCCGTGGTGCCCGGCAGTCTGGCCAACTATTTCGTGGCCGCGTTGCCGGTCTCTCATACCGGTGGCGCTGATCGTGTGCTGACTGACCTGCGGCAGCACGGCATCAAGCTGCGCGATTGCACCTCGTTTGGCCTTCATGGGCATGTGCGCCTCGGCGTGCTGCCCCCGGCCTCGCAAGATGCGCTGGATGCCGCCTGGCAGCAAGTGGCAGACGCTGCAGCGCGGTCTTGA